The genomic segment GGGCCGGGAGGGGTTCGAGCCGCGGACGTATTCGGTGGACCTGGAGGAGAGGCCGCCGATGGTGGAGATCGCGGAGTACGTGGAGCGAAGGGCCGCGTGAGGGGGTGGGGGCGCGGTTCGTCGGCGGGTGCGGCTCCGGTGGAGGGCTGGTCGCGCAGTTCCCCGCGCCCCTGAAAAGCCGGGGCTGCGCCCCCTGCTTTTCAGGCCCGCAGGGCCTGGTCTTTTGGGGGCGCGGGGAACTGCGCGACCAGCCCCCACCGACCCGCACCCCCCGCCCCACGCACACCCCCCAACCCCATGGGCGCTCCTGTATACGGCCGAACCGCACGTTTGACCACCGAACCCCCGGGCTAGGTTGAGCCGTATGGCATCAACGCACGGCTCGGCCCAGGTACTGGTCGCGTCCAACCGGGGTCCCGTCACCTACACGCTGGACGACGAGACCGGCGAGCTCACCTCCAAGCGAGGCGGGGGCGGCCTCGTGTCCGGCCTCTCCGCGATCGACCCGGAGTCGGGCGCGGTCTGGGTGTGCTCCGCCCTCGGCGACGGCGACCGCGAGGCCGTACGACGCGGCGTCGCCGAGACCGGCGTCCGCATGCTCGACATCCCCGCGGACGTGCACGCCGACGCGTACAACGGCGTGGCCAACTCCACGCTGTGGTTCGTGCACCACATGCTCTACCAGACCCCGCTGGAGCCGATCTTCGACGCGGAGTTCCGGCGCCGGTGGGCGTCGTACGAGACGTACAACCGCGCCTTCGCCGAGGCGCTCGCCCAGGAGGCGGCGGACGGCGCGTCCGTGCTGGTCCAGGACTACCACCTGGCCCTGGTCCCCCGGATGCTCCGCGAACTCCGCCCCGACCTGCGGATCGGCCACTTCTCGCACACCCCGTGGGCGCCCGTCGACTACTTCCGGCTGCTCCCCGACGACATCGCCACCCAGGTGCTGGACGGCATCCTCGGCGCCGACCGGGCGGCGTTCCTCACCCAGCGGTGGGCGGACGCGTTCACCGAGTGCTGTCGCGCCGTCCTGGGCCCCGGCCATCCGTCCGGCACCCGGATCGGCGTGCACGGCCTGGGCGCCGACGCGGACTTCCTGCGGGCCCGCGCCCACCAGCCGGACGTCGACGACCGCATCGCCCTGCTGCGGGAGCAGATCGGTACGACCCCGGAGGGCACCCCGCGCCGCACGATCGTCCGCGTCGACCGCACGGAGCTCTCCAAGAACATCGTGCGCGGCCTGCACGCCTACCGGCAGCTCCTCGACGACCAGCCGTCCTGGCGCGAGCGCGTCGTGCACGTCGCGTTCGCGTACCCGTCGCGCCAGGACCTCGCGGTGTACCGGGACTACATGGCCGAGGTCCAGCGGGTCGCGGACGACATCAACGAGCGGTACGGGACGCCGGGCTGGACCCCGGTCATCCTCCATCTGAAGGACGACTTCGCACGGTCCCTGGCGGCGTACCGGCTGGCGGACGTGGCCCTGGTGAACCCCATCCGGGACGGCATGAACCTCGTCGCCAAGGAGGTGCCGGTCGTCTCCGACGAGGGGTGCGTGCTCGTGCTGTCGCGGGAGGCCGGGGCGTTCGAGGAGCTGGGGGACGACTCGGTGGTCGTGAACCCCTATGACGTGGTGGGTACGGCGCGGGCCTTGCACGAGGCGCTGAGTGTGCCGGTGGACGAACGGGCGGAGCGGATGAAACGGCTCGCCGCCGCGGCCACGGCGTTGCCGCCCACGCAGTGGTTCCTGGATCAGTTGCGGGCGTTGGAAGGCGCCCAGTAGCTCGGAGGAGCTGTTTGGGGGCGGGTGCGGGAGCGTCGTGGCTGGTCGCGCGGTGCCCCGCGCCCCTGAGGGGCCTGCGGCCCCTCGACGATCTAAGCCCCCCTTCCCTCCAGGTGCTCGGCGATCGCCGCCAGGAGTTGTACGACGCCCTCCGGGCCGTCGACCACCAGGTCCGCTCGCTCTGACAGTTCGGTGACCTCCGTACTGCCGCTGCAGACCAGCAGGCCCGGGGTGCCCTCGGTGCGGAGTTTCTCGATGGTGGCGAAGGCGGGGAGGTC from the Streptomyces sp. NBC_00310 genome contains:
- a CDS encoding alpha,alpha-trehalose-phosphate synthase (UDP-forming) encodes the protein MASTHGSAQVLVASNRGPVTYTLDDETGELTSKRGGGGLVSGLSAIDPESGAVWVCSALGDGDREAVRRGVAETGVRMLDIPADVHADAYNGVANSTLWFVHHMLYQTPLEPIFDAEFRRRWASYETYNRAFAEALAQEAADGASVLVQDYHLALVPRMLRELRPDLRIGHFSHTPWAPVDYFRLLPDDIATQVLDGILGADRAAFLTQRWADAFTECCRAVLGPGHPSGTRIGVHGLGADADFLRARAHQPDVDDRIALLREQIGTTPEGTPRRTIVRVDRTELSKNIVRGLHAYRQLLDDQPSWRERVVHVAFAYPSRQDLAVYRDYMAEVQRVADDINERYGTPGWTPVILHLKDDFARSLAAYRLADVALVNPIRDGMNLVAKEVPVVSDEGCVLVLSREAGAFEELGDDSVVVNPYDVVGTARALHEALSVPVDERAERMKRLAAAATALPPTQWFLDQLRALEGAQ